The sequence below is a genomic window from Mytilus edulis chromosome 2, xbMytEdul2.2, whole genome shotgun sequence.
gcatattttggtattaattttgatttaatcattgggtctttgcatcgaaacactcttattctaaaaccagttattggcatgatacgggttatgttctctcGTATGTTTTATGATGGTGTGATACTAAGCCCCATACGGAAGGGATTGTACTacattttcatatgatgaagacataatctttcaatcagtttgattaaggccttgagctggcatgtcagtaactgctagtagtcctttgtttatttattgtcattttgtttagtttcttttgttacctattctaatCTTTTTCAGTCCCCGATCCATTTGTTGGTGGCGAAGGTGATTCTTTCGGAGGAGGGGCCGGtgctgacatcggactcggactttgtttaagggcatacgatacagttttgatcccatattgaaattttgctgacaatttgcataaaggctattttttgcctgattaaatcaaatatgtaataaaaaatataccttcatgtgctactttttagAGAAAAATGAGGTCgacattttatatatttgctcaaaattcggatttgtggacgtatATTTCCTTTCGACagaaaaacataacttttttgtttgaaaaaataaacacaagcttttttttgttaaattatttctaaattctgttttatataaatgtactttaaaattgtgcaatttgttttttcaattaactcatatttatcaaatgttcacgaatgtagaaaaaaaacatcaatttttgctgtatatttatcaaatttaaaaacttgaACTATTGACGTTTTCATGAAAactggcacacataatcttcttaccTAGTCAAacaaaatggcattttaaaaaaataggtGTCCaggaactcgttttcaagttagattaactgagttttattgtgcgtattgctatgtgttcttttattctacattggctagaggtatagggggagttGAAATCGcacaaaacatgttcaaccctgccgcattttgcgcctgtcccaggtcaagagcctctggcctttataagactttgtatgttttttttaattttagttgatttatatgtttttgaagttAAGTATGACGCCAttgttacataattttttttagggccataggggccagctgaggactacctccgggtgtgggattttctcgctgcgttgaagacccattggtggccttcggctgttgtctgctctttggtcgggttgttgtctctgtgacatattccccatttccattctcaattttaaatcaaagtttgatagaatttaaaagtatttaaaggACCGCCAACACCATTTTCGTATGGAAACAAACACTTAAATCATCTGACAACCACCTACTAGTGCCTCGTTTCATATGAACAGACACGGTTTAATGTATGTACCCCATTAATTATAGGTTAGagaatacttggtcatgttttatgaagatttaagcccaaggcgaagccgagggcttaaatcttcataaaacatgatcaagtattgtctgaccaatttagaacatattcacactttcgagtgaccttacaaaattttcctttcccattgtaatattcaaacctaaataagagttcactttttataatgaactaaatataaaacataggtaatgatcatttcaatgaatgaaatgaaatagcacggACATAGTTGGTGAAGGATAAATTGTgtttcttctgcttcaggtaaatTTTAATACTCATacatctttacatttttttttattttaaaaagcaacacaatgttatataaatcccctttttggaatttgattttttatttatagatataaaactctctgtatgaatatttgaattcagaccattaaacattaaatgcttactttttattgataaatttaaatgtattgcgTTTCTCCGACAAccctttgctttatatatcacCAGTCTGGCATTGTGTTTTTTTGAAGGAAAGAAAAATAATCCCTCAAATGTAAGGTATATTAATTAaagaaatatcattttatttatccttaccatattttttttgtgtattctattatgtgtaccattagaaaatgcatgaaattttgcaaaattcaaaaggtttttatttcaatctttTCTCATTCATCTGTAATCAGTAGGCTATTTTCCCAAGGAAAATGCCTTAGGGGATTgtacacttcgttagtgcagctattaagagttcactttcataattcaatttaactgacaatgaaaagtcattcatgtatagcatttcataatgcatggaaaaccatgtactagtgaaaattagagggcaaaaaactgacttttcattggacgagaaggggtgagtatgttctaataGTAGTGAAATAGCAAACCATACAGTGTTaagtatacaaaaaaaatcacccGATATGATTAATAGAGTTAACATctgaaatattacaaataaacaaaacacaactCATAGTCAACCTAGACATTACTGTATAACAGAAAGTTCCAAGTTACTAAAAGTTAGCTGCAAGTACTTTAactgataaaatatataattcacTCTAAAATCAAATCCTAACTTGAATCGATATACATGTAACAATTTCTTGaaaagtgaagaaaaaatcattattcaatagggaaaaaatgtgaacaaagattaaaaaattatgaaaaatttctGTTGTGCTTTTTTTGATTAGTAGATCGATATTAATCTCCcacttaaaataaaattataaacaccTTAAACGGTTGGAAGgacaattttgaaaattgtatggTATTTTGCTCTATgtctattgtaaaaaaaaccaacatttaacATTAAATTCCTGGCAGAAAAACAATACTTCTGAAAAAGTCTATTGCATTTTCTGCAAATACGTGCAGAGAAACAAGTCAAGAAAAGCCTCCGTATAATGAATTTTTGTATGATAATTTGaatttgtgaaaagaaaaataaagtcaaataatAGCAAGGACCTTTTTACAGATGTTATCCTGGAAGAttaattttgttgatattttcaaaaaatatagtCAGGGTTACTAGTTTCGGAAGAATATATTATAAGGAAATATTATACTTATATCCTACAActcctttcatttttttctattgaaagtTAAAAGTTTCAGGATATCAGAATAAGCagacataagaaaaaaataagaaaaaaaataatgaaccaggaaattgaaaattataaaattaataaaaagtaacAAAGTCATTGAAGTATCTAGTGTAAACTAAACAAAGACgatcaatttttatataaaaacaagccTACCAATACATACCTTGAATCTGCGGTGTATAAACTGATGacgaaaataaatataaatgagaaTGTAATGCTCTGTCTTTCCATAATGATTTCTTTTGCACAATATAGTTTGTTACACTATCAAAAATTTTCCATTCATGTGCTCCCAGTCCTTATGTTTGTACAATCGTTTAATTATTTCGGTCTGGGAGTCTTCTTTGTAAAAAACCTAACTAAATGTAGTCGCAAATCACGAGGTATATATACCCAATGTCATTCAATTAAGAGCCAACAATTTTGATAGGGTCATCACTAACTTGGCACATTACGCCGTGTCTCGGATAGAACCCGAGATAGCGAAACCAGGGGCTTTTGTTCCGATATATAGATATATCTCAATATGGAAACTTTTGACAGTTTCTTTAAAAGATAGCTATTTACgaagaaaataaattgttttgttattccACCTGCAAGATGAATTAAGGGAACTTAGCTTTATGTGTGGATTTAATATAAAACtcagtttatatttatattgatgaGTTTGTCGAACATTGAATTTGAAATAATCAAACTTATCAGTAAATGAAAATAGCATTTGATTGAATGGTGCATACGCATACTCCGTTTTGGTTTATCATTAGCtaaaaaaaattttaaagttttatttatcaaaatgactTTTTTAAAGTGCACACGCCTTTTCAATGTAGTCACAGACGTTTCTTTCATTGCTTTTCACAATGTTATGTGAATATAAGTTTGTTTGGCCATCGACATTTTAATTAACCAATTCCTTCTTAGCTCCGTGCTGTAAAGTTATTTCAAAGACTTTTATATAAGTCAAAAGTTAAAGGACGTTGGTTACTGGTAATTCATCAAAGATTCCGTTCGCCCTCACCCAGCTTTAAAGTGGCACTTGTTACTCCCAATCTTCGAGATTAGTGTGGACATCAAAACATGTTTGCCTGTTGTAACAAAGATGCCATTATATTAGCCATTTAGACAGAAGCACATTCCAATGAACAAGAGGATGCCCTTAGCTAAGATGTGGTAACATGATTTGTTAATTCTCTGTGGGGCGCTtagtacggggcgccgaatgggactcttgtggttttgtactcgaaatttaattttgtacggacaaaagtgagttttgttcaacaaaaacgagttcagtttaacaaaatttgtagtaaatttaaattttgtcatataaaaatttatttttgtatcacAGACTTGAcctttgttacctaatttgaaaagtgggcaacaaaagtcaattttgtatgtaaattagtttagtttggattccgtgaactaatttgcatacaaaatcgacttttgtgagacaaagttgacttttgtgagacaaagttgacttttgtgagacaaagttgacttttgtgagacaaaattgacaaaattgaatttttctcacaaaattgaattttgtctcaattttgtctcacaaaaacaaaattgaaagttgtctcacacaattgacttttgtgttttaatttccatatcaggtaacaaaagtcaattttgtatgcaaatactccttttttgacaaaattgacttttgtcatgacaaacatgaattttgtctacaaaaatgaattttgtctacaaaaatgaattttgtcatctcaaaaatgaattttgtcatgtcatcacaaaattgaagttctcataaaacaagtctgtatcacatagttttgtatgacaaaaatgattttgttatgacagaattgaattttgtacaaaaccaaaaagagtcccattcggcgcctcGTACCATAGCCACAAATGTggattttttattacttttttttattacttttgtgTAGCATTTACATCATACCCCTACCATAGTGTTGGCTACTGTGTTTGTCGATATGAACACAAAACGGTTTGCGAGTATTTGGAGTTTGTTTTCAATCCTTAAAATGGTGGTTTTACTTTACCTTTCCGAAAAAATTGTCACGATATGTCATATTTATCTAAGATGGTTTTTGTATGACACTTGAATCAAATAGAAACTGCATATAAGTAGATGACTATTTTGTACGTGAAAGTTTTTTTTAGTGACATGTAGACTATCTTTTCTCTCTCTCATTATGCTTATTCGGATTTATAAATTAAACGGTTGCACTAAATTACGTTTTGAAACAAATTGCATAAAATTACTTATAAAACTACCTTTATATAAGATCTTATATGATGAAATGGACTTTCCAGTATTTACAGGATACAAATTGTGCGActaatttctgtttatttaacgaaCGATAAACGGACATATAAATGAACTACGATAATTTGACTTTTGTTCGAAATTGAATAGACGCCGATAACACTAAATCTAGAACAGGATAGATAAATGTTACTAGTAAATATTATCTGAAAATGTCCCTAATAACCTCAAGCTAGTAACACGCAATAATCAAATTAAAGTGAAAGTTTTTAAAAGAGGTTATCTGTGACCGTTTTCGAAATGACAAAGAGCAAAAAGACGACATCTTAACTGTCAATGTATTATCAATTCGGTGGTGTCTTTTTATTGCCTCATTGACACATACATATCcccttttatcatatacttagactaaagaacatatgatttttactgtatgataatagcattaaattaacgtaaattccatatttttttgaattggtgcttagcgggctgatatgaaaagtttaatatcaacgacaaaatcttagtttaaaccaatttttactttcaaatattatattgctttacaataaaagggttattgcatgaatatttaaggaataacagtactgtagttgaagagttgccaccgtcaattgtagatttgacggtcgcaaatgcagttttactggcgacacgtagcggagacagtaaaacggagatttgcgaccgtcaaatcgaAATTGACGGtgacaactcttcaactacagtactgttattccgattcttatgcattacaaaaagaaaaaaatacgataaaacttgaaaaaatgtctaaatttgtcaaataaaaaaaatccgcgaaacttcatgaatgattttggcacaaagacgtcatgtctaaacgtgacgtcatacaaatgaaaacttacaaactggaggttattacgttacctgtacgcttcaaattcggataaaattacattaaaacggagaattcgaggtaggtgttgttttattttcgattatatagtagtaatcgaacattttttgattcatCAATTCAAGatggcgggtccctccttagttacgcctggtcaactgtggatttgacggcaacttttagccaatgaaaaaaaatgttacatccaaattgcattagaaatatagaataaaggactttttgtttttgatactgactttatcacagtaaaatatccGGTGAGCCcgaaagtcagtatcaaaaacaaaaagtcctttattctgtttatcggtaattcaaaaaaaataaaaattactacaataatagagaaaataataaacgaacttctttttcgcgtcgaatcacggcgaatcacatttgacgtcacaggctgcattacgtcatttgaaattttgtcacagtgcagtaaacatggcgttctcttgcacaaagtattgaaaaggaattattgcatgtgtttcattaatattctgctttggacatgactctaacaatggcaaatataatggtagcataccggtaaatcagatttctttatttttcacaaagcatCAACATAGAGGGGGATAGGAGGGTCCTGATTCCGAAATCCCGGGTTTAACCCTTTCGCTGCCACGGTAAAATTTCTATAGTCTACGTTCAGTGCCAAGGCTTGTTTTGGACGTCGTTGTGAAGGTAAAAGAGGCTCTGTGACGTCAACAATAGAAGAAAGTTCTATTGAGAAATGAATGATGGTTTACAGCATGTGATATGGGATATTTCCGGAATAATGCAATATTGTTACttgttaaaattgatatttataattataacatatataaataaatgtttctcCAATAACTATCAGAAACATAATAACATAAATTAATAACAggatataatttattataaatctacagtcaataaaaaaacaaccaaGTCTAGCCGCTATATTTGAAATTGTGATGCAATGCAAATTATGCAGAACATGTAGAAGGATGTAAACGAGGGGAAAACTATAATACCTTCTGAAAAATGTAttcaatttgatatataaaatgCAAACAtcagatattttgaaaatatacggCACGGCCACCATACACATTACAAAACCCTTTTGCCACCCGTCTACGCTATGTTAAATattatcaaacaaagaaaacttTGCTCATAGGTCCACTCggtacaaaatattattttaccagaAATACTTAAGACTATAAAACACCGAGGTCCAAGAAAATAGAGTTTCTTGATATTTCATAATATATTCACAAAAACTAACAACTCAGaatatttacaacaaaaagtTCAGCTTGTCTCTTTAAATGTGTAGCATAGCCAGTGCTGAGAGTCTGAGTCTCATCGTGGTTCTCAAGTAGCCTAGGTTTTAATATTCTGTTCGTTGTTCTAAAAGATCAAACTCTCAAATAGGTGATGCATACATTTCAtcgttttaaaaaattattttctttaaatatttcattaaatttcaTTTAGCGTTTATGAAGCAATCATTAAATTTTCAAGATGGGAAATTTGGATCAAATTATGGATCCTAAATATTTTTTAGGCAAAATTTAGATCTCGGCATTGTCTTTCGGCACGCTGGTGTGCGCAATTTTTTTTCCGAATTAAAATAGTCATTAATTGTGTACCCCTTTTGTGTTCCGGCTGTTTAATTTTAACAGTTGCTCATACTTGATATTTTTGCGAAGAAACCCCGTCCTGCATTTGACCTCTAACAACCCCCAGCCCCCGGGGAAAAAACTAAAATTGTTACTTACAGCGAAGATGTGGATACATAATTTGGACAGACGGACGATGGAAACCAAGACTGAGAGTAATAAAATAATTGCATGTCATGATGATGAAGCGATAGCGGTAAATCTTGTGCTTTGAATGGTACTCatgtaagaaaataaaaaatgtatgttttgttaGGAATAAAATAGATCTTTGTACCTACCCGTAGATAAAAGGGGGTACTTATAAGCTCATGAATGAGCACACTCAGAGACTCTGTCGCAATTTGAGTATTTGAGTTTTATTAAGACAGACAGTGCTATTTTTCTGGCGTCgctaaaaaaataaactgttttgcCGGCTCTAGATGTATAAGGGAAGGcaatattgaaaacaataattatcGGCGGAAggttctgaaaaagaaaaaagcataCAATGACCCCCCTTTTTCTCATAATATTTCGAAAAGTGCTTGATTTTTTTCTACGTTAAAGTGACgtcacaaataataaaaaaaaaagaatgacgtCATTTTTGGAACTATTGGCATTGCGTTTCCAAAATGTCAGATATTTCCGAAGATTCCGAAGTTTCCGATATTGAAAGTGACACAGACTCAGATGTTGATCTAGCGCAAGAAATCACAGAATCGGAGAGTAGCGAAGATGAAAATATGCCGAACCAACGACCATGGTTTAGAATCTACCCACCAGAAATAGATGAAATGCAACAGAACTTTGCAGAGAATGTTGGACTTCAAGACGCTCCTCCAAGGAATTCAAGACCTATAACTTATTTTTTCCTGTTTATGACAATGGATTTCCTGAGACAAATAGTTAGAGAAACCAACAGGTACTATTATGTACATATTTTATAGATCCATTCTTTATGTATACATCTAGCACCAAGGAGTTGATAAATATagaacattttcataatttaatatCGGACATTAGTCGAACATTTGAGCTGcgtatttgcttttttttttataaaagttattttacattttatatataaaagtcaGAAGTTATTTCTCATCAAACCATTAAAAAGCTTTCTTTGCGCTAGCACTTTTTTTTTTTCGTGGAGAAAAGGTACATTTTCGTGAAAAAAATTATAACCGCTTGcttctataaaaacaaacagtttCAATTGAAAAGGTAACTTtctatgaaaaacttataaaacctATTTCTTTGCAGGTATGCAGCAGACTATATTGCTAGTAAAGACAGAATTCAACGATTCTCGCGCCTGCATGACTGGTTCAAAGTTGGAGTTTTAACATTGAGAGATCTGAAAGCGTTTTTAGCGGTTATTCTCAATATGGGTATCAATAAGAAACCGGTTATAACCGAATATTGGAATACAAAGTTTGCTAGCCAATCAACAAAATGGTTTAGAGACATGTTTTCAAGGAACCGATTCCAagtgattttgaagttttttcaCATAACTAACAATGCTATGATTCCTAACCGTGATGATCCGCAGTATTCCCCGACCGGAAAATTTCAATGCTTCGTAGATTTGTTTAATGAAAAATCTAAACAATATTATACACCAAATCAATCCTTAAGCATAGACGAAAATTTTATAGGAACACGGGGCAGGTCAATAATGATTCAATATATACCCTCAAAGGCAGCGAAATTCGGTGTTAAATTATGGGTGCTTGCTGAATCAATAACGGGATACATTGTTCATCTTAATGTATATAAAGGAAAGCGTTATGACCCAACCCCTGCCGGAATGTTACAGGGAAGTTACGTAGTAAATTCACTTTTAGATTcgtgcagtttttttaataaatactaCCACGTTGTCACAGACAGCTTTTTCACGTCAATTGATTTAGCAAAAGAACTTCTGCGGAAAGGGACATTTATGACTGGAACTCTACGTAAAAATCGTGCCATGCCGAGCTCTATAAAAAACCCGACAATTAATGAAAATGAAGCCAAATTTTTAAGACAAGGACAGTTATTGCTATGTGTGTATAAGGAGGCTAGGCGTAGGAAACCTGTCCGTCTGTTATCCACATCATGTAAAGCCGTACTTAATAATAACGGGAAACCAAAATTGATTGAACATTATAACACAAAAATGGGAGGAGTAGATCTAGCTGATCAGCTTGTCAGCGCATATGTAAATGACAGAAAGACTATGAAAGTATGGAAAAAAGTTGTATTCAATTTACTACAAAGAATGGTGACAAAtgcttatatactttataaacaaaatagtGATGCACCACGTCTCTCTAGGTTATCATTCCTGCAAAGCTTAATTGAGGATCTTGCACAAGAGCATCTGTTATCGCGTCAGCAAAGACTCCCTAATCGTGAACCAAACAATGCGCGCATACGACTCCGTAAGATCCCAAACGTAAAGGAAAAAGATTGTAGCGGGTGTTCAGACAGAAACGGGTGGGATGGGAGAAAGAGAACGAGAACTGTTTGTGTTAGATGTGGGAATGGACTGCATAAAAAATGCAAACATAATCATGTATGTGTGGACgaataatcaatatatataaaattgtgaaatctatttaattatttgttatgtaTATAATAATGACCTATCCTgcctcaaccccccccccccctcttttccATACCCACCCACAATTTCTAAAAGAAAATCTATGTgcaagagaaagaaaaaaaaaaaacaaaattattgcaCATTTGAATCGTAAATAATCTTATGCAGGTAAAAGAAACAAATGGACTGCAGAGTATCGatagacaaaaaacaaacgcGGGAACAGATTaaacacacaaattaaaaaaacaaacgagAAAAACGGACATAACAACTGGGGCGACCTCAAGTGCTTCGGAAGTGTTAGCAGTCCTGCTTCTTGCAAATACACCAGGCGTGTTTCTAAAAAATAGGATAttaaatggaaatggagaatctGTCGAAAAGACAAAACCACAACCAGCGGGATCACCCACAAGTCTTCATTGAAAAGTGAGAAACTGTGAGCTAATTTTAGcgacaaacaaataaaatatgaataaaaaaatagccATACGCATTTTTTgaaatgcaaaaagtaaaatcacaaaaatactgaacttagagaaaaatcaGTTCGGAGAgtcaataatcacatggcaaaatcaaataaaaaaacgaatggacaagaacggtcatattcctgacttggtacaggcattttcaattgtagaaaatggtggattaaacctggttttatagcgctaaccctctcactttgatgacagtctcatcaaattccgttatatttacaataatgcgttaactaaacagacacaataaataaaacagtcaaaatataGAAACAGCAGACATCATCgtgaaacaattttaaaagtaacaatTTAACAACGGCAAGTGCGCTCTTAGGTGGCGGGAGATCGACGTCACAGTTCTGTATTGTTGACGACGTTGGTAACGTCGCTAAAATAACATCGGCTTAAAATCGGCCCTCTGGCACTGAACGTAGTATGTACAGATCGGCCCAAAATCGGCCCTCtcagttggaaagcaggtcacggtttgactccaagtttatcagcaacaatagagtcacgtgaccgtgaaaattcagtaaaaaaacggatgagacaaacctcattttaactcactgaatactattgtcgtaataaaaacgtattgacctaactaatcttgagtatccatagtttattctcgtcaaagctcacacatcaaatcaaagtcctttattctttattttatctgcaaacttggagtttgggtgaaaattgtcaagtctcctgaacgaaatatctaaatatttacgaggaaactaaaaatgatgggctgaatttaaatttaataaagcatctcattaagacaaacactcgatatgaatatctcagcaatagaatgttggatacgcaaacgtcaaattgatttcaaaccgaagcggtggtttttatgccgatttgtgcaagtggttatctccccttaatatcaccagtcaaaaataaaaacacagcaaaatgcataaaaatttaaaaaaggagtttactttacaaaaattagtaagaaaataaacgaaacccgatttataactatgttatgataatataaagaagagatacttcccgctatttttcagagaaggattaaatgtaaatattaaaagacaaaatattactgcagtaaaaaaaaaaaacaattcagaaatgtggataatgacacctatacatgtaaaattaaaaacctagctatattgaaagaaattagatctggcggatgaaatatactacatgtaatttttatatgtgggatcatt
It includes:
- the LOC139512152 gene encoding piggyBac transposable element-derived protein 4-like is translated as MSDISEDSEVSDIESDTDSDVDLAQEITESESSEDENMPNQRPWFRIYPPEIDEMQQNFAENVGLQDAPPRNSRPITYFFLFMTMDFLRQIVRETNRYAADYIASKDRIQRFSRLHDWFKVGVLTLRDLKAFLAVILNMGINKKPVITEYWNTKFASQSTKWFRDMFSRNRFQVILKFFHITNNAMIPNRDDPQYSPTGKFQCFVDLFNEKSKQYYTPNQSLSIDENFIGTRGRSIMIQYIPSKAAKFGVKLWVLAESITGYIVHLNVYKGKRYDPTPAGMLQGSYVVNSLLDSCSFFNKYYHVVTDSFFTSIDLAKELLRKGTFMTGTLRKNRAMPSSIKNPTINENEAKFLRQGQLLLCVYKEARRRKPVRLLSTSCKAVLNNNGKPKLIEHYNTKMGGVDLADQLVSAYVNDRKTMKVWKKVVFNLLQRMVTNAYILYKQNSDAPRLSRLSFLQSLIEDLAQEHLLSRQQRLPNREPNNARIRLRKIPNVKEKDCSGCSDRNGWDGRKRTRTVCVRCGNGLHKKCKHNHVCVDE